The segment ATTATCAGGCCAAATTCCACTCATCGCAATAATTTGCCAAACAACAACAATTCCAATGTAAAATGCAATTCTATGAGGTGTAAAATTTTTTGCCATAATAATCAGCCTTTACTTTTTTTTACCTCAGGTCTTAATTCTGCTAAAATATCTTGTTGAAATTTTAGTAATGCTTCATCTTCTGTAACTCTAGGTCTTGGAAAATTATTATCGACTTCTTTTTTAATAACTGATGGACGATTACTAAAGATTGCAACTTTGGTTCCAAGAACTGCAGCTTCTGAAACATTGTGAGTTACAAATAAGATTGTCTTTTTGGTCTTTTCCCAAATTAACTGCATCTCAACTAATAGCAAGTCTCTAGTTTGTGCATCAAGAGCTGCAAATGGCTCATCCATTAATAATACATCAGGATCCATCACTAATGCTCTAGCAATAGCTACACGTTGTTTCATTCCAGTTGAAAGTTGAAAAGTGTAAGAATCTGCAAATTTAGTAAGTTGCATCATGTCAAGATATCTATGAGATATCTTTGCTCTCTCCTCTTTTGGAATTCCTGCCATCTTTAATCCAAATTCGACATTATCTTGGACCTTAAGCCATGGGAATAATGCACCCTCTTGAAAAACCATTATTCTCTCAGGTCCTGTTTGGGCAACAGGATGACCATCAAACAATATTTGTCCCTCGTCAGGAGATTCCAAGCCTGCAACTATGCGTAAAAATGTTGATTTTCCACATCCTGAAGGTCCAACCAAACACACAAAGTCTCCAGCCTCAACTTTGAGGTTTACACCACCTAGTGCTTTTAGTTTATGAGAATCATGACTAAAATATTTTACAATATTTTTTGCCTCAAGTTTGGTCATTACGGGTTTTCCTCCAATACGGAATTTGAATTAAGGGGGTAAAAAATTCCAGCTAAGTCATATCCATTTCTTCCCAAATACCCAAGTGCATCAGCTTTTTCTGCAAAAGAATACACAGAATCAAGTAGAGGATCAGAAGTTATTACAAGATTGGACAAAGCAGTATCAACAACATCATCAGACAGAGATTGTCCCAAGTGTGATTTTAAAAAATCATTAAAAATAATTCTAGTTTCTACAGGATTTGCATTGATCCAATCTGCAGTTTCATAATGAGATGCCACAAGATCAGAAACAATCTTACGATTTTTTTCAACGTAATCCACATTTGCAATTAATAGAACAGATGCAAATTCATTGTTGGGCCACAATTCTTCTTCGTGGAATAATCTTTTTCCATCAAGTTCGGTTTCTAAAATTGTAGCCCATGGTTCTGCAACCCATGCACCATCAATATCTCCTTTTACAAATAAAGTATAGATATCAGGATTTGGAATATTATAAACAATGACTGAACCCCCTTTTTCTGCAGTCTTCAAACCATTTAGGGAAAGGTAGTGTCGTAAGGATACATCTTGAGTGTTTCCAATTTGAGGTGCAGCAATCTTTTTGCCAGCAAAATCAGATGAAGATTTAATTTCAGATTGAGGATGAACGATAAAGCTTGCCCCACCACTTGCAGCACCTACAAGAATCTTGACATTATGATTTTCCGAATTTAGAAATCCGTTTATTGCTGGTCCAGGCCCAGCATATGCAAGATCAATCGAATTGGCAAATAGTGATTCTATTGCTTGAGGACCACTATCAAAAACACGCGTTTCAATTTGTATATCATCCCCAACACTTTGTTCAAAAAAGCCTTTTTCCATCCCAACAATAGGAATAGCATGACCAATATTTGGAAAATATGCAATACGAATTTTATTTTCATGTGTGATATCACTGGAATTTAGAGATATTCCAACTGTAATTATCAAAATTATTCCAACAATTCCTGTTGAAACAATTGATCGAGTTTTCATAAAACAGCGTTATATTTGGCGGTTAAATAATCATCGAATTTTAGCTCAAGCTAGTCAGAAATTTTTCAAAAATAATTAGTTTTCAGGCTATCACAAAAGATAAATTCCAAAATACGACGGAAAAGTTGTTTTATGACACAAAAAGGAATTCTTGCATTTTCTGGAGGACTAGATACATCAGTAGTTGTAAAATATTTGCAAGAGGAACACGACATGGATGTTATTACAGTAACAGTAGATGTAGGTCAATGCGATGATACTAAAAAAATTGCAGCCAAAGCAAAAAAACTTGGTGTAAAAAAACATTACAACGTTGATGCTAGAAAAGAATTTGTTAAAGATTACATTTTTCCATCAATTAAAGCAAATGCTCTTTATCAAAAAAAATATTGTCTTGCAACAGCTCTTGCACGACCACTAATTGCAGAGAAAGTATTAGAGATTGCAAAAAAAGAAAAAGTTACTTCGCTTGCACATGGATGTTCAGGTAAAGGAAATGATCAAGTAAGATTCGACATCACATTACGTTCTGGCTCAGATCTTCCAATTATTGCTCCTATACGCGATAAAAATTTAGACAGAGAAACAGAATTAAAGTTTGCAAATAAACACGGAATAGAAATTGATGCTGTCGCTAAAAGATTCAGTATTGATCAAAATTTGTGGGGACGTGCAATAGAAGGAGGAGTACTAGAAGATCCATACAATGAGCCACCAGATGATGCATTCATTTGGGTCAAAACAAAAAACTTACCAGACAAAGCATCATACCTAGAAATTAAATTCGAAGAAGGAATTCCTGTTGCAGTTGACGGAAAAAAACTAGAATCACAAAAACTAATTGAATATATTAACAAAAAAGCAGGAGATGCAGGTGTTGGAATAGTTGATCATATTGAAGACAGAGTTGTAGGAATCAAATCCAGAGAAGTGTATGAGACTCCAGCTGCCACATGTTTAATTGAAGCTCATTCAGATTTAGAAAAAATGGTCCATACAAAGCATGAAAACAAGTTCAAATCAATAATAGATGATGAATGGGCATATTTGGTATATTCAGGACTTTGGCAAGATCCATTAAGAGCAGATCTAGATGGATTTATCGAGCAATCACAAAAACCTGTTTCTGGAACTGTCAAATTAAAGATGTTCAAAGGAAGTCTCAGGGTTGTTGGAAGAAAATCAAAGAATTCATTGTACAGTCACGAAATTGCCACATATGGTACAGAATCAACATTTGATCAAAGATTGGCTAAAGGATTTGTGGAATTATGGGGAATGCAGTCAACAGAAGCTAATAAATTACAAAAGAAAAGGTCAACAAAAACATGAACTGCCCAGAATGTGACGCAACACTAAACATCCCAGATGATGCCTCAGTTGGAGAAATAGTCTCCTGTCCTGATTGTGGCGCTGACTTTGAAATCTCCAAAAAAGACGGATCAAATGTTGAGCTTAAACAAGCAGAAACCGTAGGCGAAGACTGGGGAGAGTAATGTCAAAAGTCTGTATTGTGTTTGACCGCCTAAGAGCGGAAGAGAAGATGCTACAAAAAGAGGCATCAGAACTAGGACATGATGCAGTAATGCTTGATGCAAAAATTACTCAAATTAACACAGATAGTAAAAAAGAAGACTATGATTTTGGAGATGTTGTTCTAGAAAGATGCGTCAGTTATTTTAGAGGCCTTCATTTTACTGCAAGTTTAGAGTTTTTAGATGTCCCAGTTTTAAACAAATTTGAAGTTGCACATATTTGTGGAAACAAAATGTTCATGACTCTGCTTTTAAAAAAAAGTAACATTCCAACTCCAAAGACCTATTTTTCGTTTTCAAGTGAAAGTGCAGCCGAGAATTTAGAAAAAGTAGGATTTCCTCTAGTCATTAAACCTGTAATTGGTAGTTGGGGACGAGGAGTTATGCCATTAAAAGACAAAGATACCATGGAAGCAGTTTTTGAAATTAGAGATATTACAGATAGCCCACATGATAGAATTTACTATTTACAGGAATTAATCAAGAGGCCGCCAAGAGACATCAGAGTAATCACAGTAGGTGATGAACCAATCGCTGCAATGTATAGAAAATCATCAGGCGGTTTTAAAACAAACATTGCTCTTGGGGCAGATTCTGAACTTTGTGAGATCACAAAAGAGATGGAGGATATGGCTACAAAAGCATCAAAAGCAATGGGTGGAGGAATTTTAGGAATAGACATGATGGAAGACGATCAGAATGGGTTAGTGGTACACGAAGTAAATAATACCGTAGAATTCAAAGGATTAGCAAGAGTATCACAACGAAATATTCCAAAAGAAATGGTAGAATTTGCTCTAAACTACGTTAGGAAATAAATTATACTCCTTTGCGAGGAGGTTTATTATGAAAGTAGGTGTAGTTGGCGCATCAGGTTATGTAGGTGGAGAAACACTTCGTCTACTTGTTAATCATCCAGATGTTGAGATCGGTATGGTAACATCAAGACAACATGTTGGAGAATATCTTCACAGAGTCCAACCAAGTTTGAAAGGATTCACAGATCTGATGTTCTCTGAATTAGATTATGATAAATTAACTGATCAGTGTGATCTAGTATTTACAGCAGTTCCTCATGGAACTGCAACTGAAATTGTAAAAGCACTCTATGACCGAGGAGTCAAAGTTATTGATTTGAGTGCCGATTACAGATTGCACAATCAGGAAGGATATGACAAATGGTATGGCTGGGAACACCCACATCCAGATTACTTACCAAAATCAGTTTTCGGAGTACCTGAATTACACCGAGAAGAAATTAAAAAAGCACAGCTTGTTTCATGTCCAGGATGTATGGCAGTAACATCAATGCTAGCACTTGCACCATTAATTCGAAATAACCTAATTGACGAAGATCATATTGTAGTTGATTCCAAAATTGGATCTTCTGGTGCTGGATCAGGTTCAGGAACTGCACATGCAATGAGAGCTGGAGTAATTAGACCATACAAACCTGCAAAGCACAGACATACTGGGGAAATAGAACAAGAGCTAAGTGAAATTGCAGGACATAAAATTCGTGTCTCAATGAGTCCACATGCTGTAGATGTAGTTCGTGGAATTTTATGTACAAATCACACATTCCTGAAAAAAGATATCGATGAAAAAGAATTATGGAAATTATATCGACAAACTTATGGTGAAGAAAAATTCATCAGACTAATTAGA is part of the Nitrosopumilus sp. b3 genome and harbors:
- the lysX gene encoding lysine biosynthesis protein LysX; translated protein: MSKVCIVFDRLRAEEKMLQKEASELGHDAVMLDAKITQINTDSKKEDYDFGDVVLERCVSYFRGLHFTASLEFLDVPVLNKFEVAHICGNKMFMTLLLKKSNIPTPKTYFSFSSESAAENLEKVGFPLVIKPVIGSWGRGVMPLKDKDTMEAVFEIRDITDSPHDRIYYLQELIKRPPRDIRVITVGDEPIAAMYRKSSGGFKTNIALGADSELCEITKEMEDMATKASKAMGGGILGIDMMEDDQNGLVVHEVNNTVEFKGLARVSQRNIPKEMVEFALNYVRK
- a CDS encoding ABC transporter substrate-binding protein, yielding MKTRSIVSTGIVGIILIITVGISLNSSDITHENKIRIAYFPNIGHAIPIVGMEKGFFEQSVGDDIQIETRVFDSGPQAIESLFANSIDLAYAGPGPAINGFLNSENHNVKILVGAASGGASFIVHPQSEIKSSSDFAGKKIAAPQIGNTQDVSLRHYLSLNGLKTAEKGGSVIVYNIPNPDIYTLFVKGDIDGAWVAEPWATILETELDGKRLFHEEELWPNNEFASVLLIANVDYVEKNRKIVSDLVASHYETADWINANPVETRIIFNDFLKSHLGQSLSDDVVDTALSNLVITSDPLLDSVYSFAEKADALGYLGRNGYDLAGIFYPLNSNSVLEENP
- a CDS encoding alpha-aminoadipate/glutamate carrier protein LysW; translated protein: MNCPECDATLNIPDDASVGEIVSCPDCGADFEISKKDGSNVELKQAETVGEDWGE
- a CDS encoding argininosuccinate synthase, producing the protein MTQKGILAFSGGLDTSVVVKYLQEEHDMDVITVTVDVGQCDDTKKIAAKAKKLGVKKHYNVDARKEFVKDYIFPSIKANALYQKKYCLATALARPLIAEKVLEIAKKEKVTSLAHGCSGKGNDQVRFDITLRSGSDLPIIAPIRDKNLDRETELKFANKHGIEIDAVAKRFSIDQNLWGRAIEGGVLEDPYNEPPDDAFIWVKTKNLPDKASYLEIKFEEGIPVAVDGKKLESQKLIEYINKKAGDAGVGIVDHIEDRVVGIKSREVYETPAATCLIEAHSDLEKMVHTKHENKFKSIIDDEWAYLVYSGLWQDPLRADLDGFIEQSQKPVSGTVKLKMFKGSLRVVGRKSKNSLYSHEIATYGTESTFDQRLAKGFVELWGMQSTEANKLQKKRSTKT
- the argC gene encoding N-acetyl-gamma-glutamyl-phosphate reductase, which encodes MKVGVVGASGYVGGETLRLLVNHPDVEIGMVTSRQHVGEYLHRVQPSLKGFTDLMFSELDYDKLTDQCDLVFTAVPHGTATEIVKALYDRGVKVIDLSADYRLHNQEGYDKWYGWEHPHPDYLPKSVFGVPELHREEIKKAQLVSCPGCMAVTSMLALAPLIRNNLIDEDHIVVDSKIGSSGAGSGSGTAHAMRAGVIRPYKPAKHRHTGEIEQELSEIAGHKIRVSMSPHAVDVVRGILCTNHTFLKKDIDEKELWKLYRQTYGEEKFIRLIRDKKGLYKFPDPKFLVGSNFCDIGFDLDEDNNRLIALSASDNLMKGAAGSAIQNMNVMCGFNEMDGLRNTPLTPV
- a CDS encoding ABC transporter ATP-binding protein, with amino-acid sequence MTKLEAKNIVKYFSHDSHKLKALGGVNLKVEAGDFVCLVGPSGCGKSTFLRIVAGLESPDEGQILFDGHPVAQTGPERIMVFQEGALFPWLKVQDNVEFGLKMAGIPKEERAKISHRYLDMMQLTKFADSYTFQLSTGMKQRVAIARALVMDPDVLLMDEPFAALDAQTRDLLLVEMQLIWEKTKKTILFVTHNVSEAAVLGTKVAIFSNRPSVIKKEVDNNFPRPRVTEDEALLKFQQDILAELRPEVKKSKG